Part of the Candidatus Hydrogenedentota bacterium genome is shown below.
CTGGGTGTAGCCCAGGACGTTGTTGAGGCGCTTGCTTTCGCCGAGGGCGTATTCGGGGACGAGCCGAATCGCGTTTTTGGGGCAATGCTTGACACATTCGGGATCGCCGTCGCATAGATCGCACTTGATCGGATATTCGCATTCGTCGTGCGCGTACATCGCGCCGAACGGGCACGATTCGACGCAATGAAAACACGAGATGCAGACGCCCGTATCGAGGCTCACCACGCCGTCCCTGCGGCTGATCGCGTCCACCGGGCACACTTCCTCACACGGTGGCTTTTTGCACTGGCTGCACACAATCGGCATCCGAACCACCGGATGTGGGTAGGTGATGAGCACGCGAATCGCGCTCTTCTTGGGGTTGTTGACGCCGAAATGCTTGATCGCGCACACCAGTTCGCACATCTTGCACCCGGAACATTCCGCGGGAATAACCGCCAGCTTTCGCGACATCCTCTGCCTCCGAGTAGCCCGACTTCACAAGGCAGGAGCCGGAATATTCCGAGTTCCACGCACTGCGAACGACTACGACTTCCGCGATTCCGGCGTGCGGTATCTACAAGCCACGCGCCGTCCATCGCAAACCCCCGGTATACTAAGGCCCGAGCGGCAAGGAATCAAGTGGAAAGCAGCGCCGCTGTGTATCGGCAAGCGGCCCCACCGTTATTTCAGTCTGTAAGGCGTTATGCGACCCAGTAGTTCCCCGATTTCGTCGCGGATATTGAGGAGTTCCGAAGCGT
Proteins encoded:
- a CDS encoding 4Fe-4S dicluster domain-containing protein encodes the protein MSRKLAVIPAECSGCKMCELVCAIKHFGVNNPKKSAIRVLITYPHPVVRMPIVCSQCKKPPCEEVCPVDAISRRDGVVSLDTGVCISCFHCVESCPFGAMYAHDECEYPIKCDLCDGDPECVKHCPKNAIRLVPEYALGESKRLNNVLGYTQMKEIEFVEKGETKTLQYAEIGKEQL